In one Pseudarthrobacter oxydans genomic region, the following are encoded:
- a CDS encoding FAD-dependent monooxygenase produces the protein METIAIVGGGIAGLALAAGLDHSRFQVTVYEKRPGLPAVGNTLGMWPNAQRALARLGILEEARAVSPVLGSGSVRDAQGEPWITVNAGEMFGISRADLLRLLDGAVPGTVRRITSTVRSLPDDGSLVVGADGVHSAVRREVWGAGKEARLTPYLALRGTLPAPVSHDEVGEYWGRGDLFGMAAARGGSFWWASYRSAMGPYGIDAASALEYARERYSSHAPAIRRTLAAATPEACLVQRLWTVPHLGSYVRGRAVLIGDAAHAMMPTLGRGACESLVDAVTLAGLLNTLPEGQALHAYNRQRWLRTRALSLASAALGRVAFADGAQPLRDGLLRVARRRNGRTAVVSGSAG, from the coding sequence ATGGAGACAATTGCGATTGTTGGCGGCGGCATTGCCGGCCTGGCGCTGGCCGCGGGCCTGGACCACAGCCGGTTCCAGGTGACGGTGTACGAGAAACGGCCCGGGCTGCCGGCCGTGGGCAACACGCTGGGGATGTGGCCCAACGCCCAACGTGCCCTTGCGCGTCTGGGAATCCTTGAAGAGGCGCGGGCGGTCAGCCCGGTGCTCGGCAGCGGATCGGTCCGTGACGCCCAGGGAGAGCCCTGGATCACCGTCAACGCGGGGGAGATGTTCGGCATTTCCCGGGCTGACCTGCTGCGGTTGCTGGACGGTGCCGTCCCGGGAACCGTCCGCCGGATCACCAGCACCGTCAGGTCACTTCCCGACGACGGCAGCCTAGTGGTCGGGGCCGACGGCGTGCACAGCGCAGTCCGGCGGGAGGTCTGGGGCGCCGGAAAGGAGGCCCGCCTCACCCCGTACCTTGCCCTCCGCGGGACCCTGCCTGCTCCGGTCAGCCACGACGAGGTGGGCGAATACTGGGGCCGCGGCGACCTGTTCGGCATGGCTGCCGCCCGGGGAGGGTCCTTCTGGTGGGCCAGCTACCGGTCCGCGATGGGCCCGTACGGAATTGACGCAGCATCAGCCCTGGAATACGCCCGGGAGCGCTATTCCAGCCACGCGCCCGCCATCCGCCGCACGCTGGCCGCAGCCACGCCCGAAGCATGCCTGGTCCAGCGGCTCTGGACAGTTCCGCATCTTGGCTCCTACGTCCGTGGACGTGCCGTGCTCATCGGCGATGCCGCACACGCCATGATGCCCACCTTGGGGCGTGGCGCCTGCGAGTCGTTGGTGGATGCCGTAACACTGGCTGGCCTCCTCAACACGCTGCCAGAAGGCCAGGCACTGCATGCCTACAACCGCCAGCGGTGGCTTCGCACGCGGGCTCTGAGCCTGGCATCCGCCGCGCTGGGACGCGTCGCCTTTGCGGACGGTGCCCAGCCGCTGCGTGACGGCCTCCTCAGGGTTGCCCGACGGCGGAACGGACGCACCGCCGTCGTCAGCGGTTCTGCCGGGTGA
- a CDS encoding TetR family transcriptional regulator, whose protein sequence is MPDRRTELMDAALRVVADKGMKGLTHRAVDAAAQLAEGTTSNYYRTRAALVEAALGRMEQLDGQLLQDLAPSGPPGTIAELADQLAGLVLSLTGKHAALTRARLALSLDQPDAVKAGHFRLVGGMENTLAALGVTDAAARARDVADYGDGVMLHLLTVRRDGQPDAAAIAAAVRRLLAP, encoded by the coding sequence ATGCCTGACCGCCGCACGGAACTGATGGACGCCGCCCTCCGGGTGGTGGCGGACAAAGGCATGAAGGGCCTCACGCACCGGGCCGTTGACGCGGCGGCGCAGCTCGCGGAAGGCACAACGTCCAACTACTACCGGACCCGCGCGGCGCTGGTGGAGGCCGCGCTGGGCCGCATGGAGCAGCTCGACGGCCAACTGCTCCAGGACCTCGCCCCGTCGGGCCCGCCGGGAACCATTGCGGAACTGGCAGACCAGCTGGCCGGGCTGGTGCTGTCACTCACCGGGAAGCATGCGGCCCTCACCCGCGCCCGCCTTGCCCTGTCCCTGGACCAGCCGGACGCGGTTAAGGCAGGGCACTTCCGGCTGGTGGGCGGCATGGAAAATACCCTCGCGGCGCTTGGGGTAACCGATGCGGCCGCCCGGGCCCGGGACGTGGCCGACTACGGCGACGGCGTGATGCTCCACCTGCTCACGGTCCGGCGGGACGGGCAGCCTGATGCTGCAGCCATCGCCGCAGCAGTCCGGCGGCTGCTTGCGCCCTGA
- a CDS encoding 4-hydroxybenzoate 3-monooxygenase — MARTIITTQVAIMGAGPAGLMLSHLLAKAGIDSTVIEVRSHKEISETVRAGILEHGTVNLLVESGVSDRVLRDGDRHDGIELRFNGESHRVDFKDLVGESVWLYPQTDVFLDLAARRKADGGDVRYSVTDTTVHDLEGKPKVWFTDSEGVEYEVRADFLVGADGSRSHCRFQIPEAHRKWYFHEYPFAWFGILAEAPRSADELIYANSANGFALISQRTETVQRMYFQCDPKENVAEWDDERIWAEFRSRVNGNGFVLKEGPVIDKMVLPFRSFVHTPMRYGNLFLAGDAAHTVPPTGAKGLNLAIHDVKMLFEGLDSHYNSGSEHLLETYSKRALERVWKAQQFSYWMTTMLHTPADADDFSRARQLGELNSVVSSRHGMAYLAEAYTGWPGTP, encoded by the coding sequence ATGGCACGAACAATCATCACCACCCAGGTGGCCATCATGGGCGCAGGCCCGGCCGGCCTGATGCTGTCCCACCTGCTGGCCAAGGCCGGGATCGACTCCACCGTCATTGAAGTCCGCAGCCACAAGGAGATCTCCGAGACCGTCCGCGCCGGCATCCTGGAGCACGGCACCGTCAACCTGCTGGTGGAAAGCGGCGTCTCGGACCGGGTCCTGCGCGACGGCGACCGGCACGACGGCATTGAACTGCGCTTCAACGGCGAAAGCCACCGGGTGGACTTCAAGGATCTGGTGGGGGAATCCGTGTGGCTGTACCCGCAGACTGACGTTTTCCTGGACCTCGCCGCCCGCAGGAAAGCCGACGGCGGCGACGTCCGCTACAGCGTCACGGACACCACGGTGCATGACCTTGAGGGCAAGCCGAAAGTCTGGTTCACGGACTCCGAGGGCGTGGAGTACGAAGTCCGGGCCGACTTCCTGGTGGGGGCGGACGGGTCCCGCAGCCACTGCCGGTTCCAGATCCCGGAGGCGCACCGCAAGTGGTACTTCCATGAGTACCCCTTCGCCTGGTTCGGCATCCTGGCCGAAGCCCCCCGCAGCGCCGACGAGCTCATCTATGCCAATTCCGCCAACGGCTTCGCCCTGATCAGCCAGCGCACCGAGACAGTCCAGCGGATGTACTTCCAGTGCGACCCCAAGGAGAACGTGGCCGAGTGGGATGACGAACGGATTTGGGCCGAGTTCCGCAGCCGGGTCAACGGCAACGGCTTCGTGCTCAAGGAAGGCCCCGTCATCGACAAGATGGTCCTGCCCTTCAGGAGCTTCGTCCACACGCCCATGCGCTACGGGAACCTGTTCCTCGCGGGAGATGCCGCCCACACGGTCCCGCCCACCGGCGCCAAGGGCCTGAACCTGGCCATCCACGACGTCAAGATGCTCTTCGAAGGGCTGGACAGCCACTACAACTCCGGCTCGGAGCACCTGCTGGAGACGTACAGCAAACGTGCCCTGGAGCGGGTGTGGAAGGCCCAGCAGTTCTCCTACTGGATGACCACCATGCTGCACACCCCTGCCGATGCGGATGACTTCTCCCGCGCCCGCCAGCTAGGGGAACTCAATTCAGTGGTGTCGTCCAGGCACGGCATGGCCTACCTCGCCGAGGCCTACACGGGCTGGCCGGGCACGCCTTAG
- a CDS encoding IclR family transcriptional regulator: MANSASGDSVVDWIVRLISAFPEDVSALQLAELAERAGLPLTTTHRLVRQLAGHGLLEAAPGGMVRPGLRLWELVNRTAPTLALRQAAMPFMEDIQQVLNQNVNLAVLDGWEALFVERLSRRGSVANRARVAGRMPVHTSSAGLALMAHQDKLLQSRYLEQFGDPDGKIGTDAVRVLLSETFHQGYAQLKGVVDPDTWGIAVPVLDLRQRAVASLGVVVPLQEMRLQALVPALQTAARGIARRLAEP; the protein is encoded by the coding sequence ATGGCCAATTCTGCCTCGGGTGACTCGGTGGTTGACTGGATCGTCCGGCTGATCTCTGCCTTTCCGGAGGACGTCAGCGCTTTGCAGCTGGCGGAACTCGCTGAACGCGCGGGTTTGCCGCTCACCACCACCCACCGGCTGGTCCGGCAGCTCGCCGGCCACGGTCTGCTGGAGGCCGCTCCTGGAGGCATGGTGCGCCCCGGGCTCCGGCTCTGGGAACTCGTCAACCGCACCGCCCCAACCCTTGCCCTGCGCCAAGCGGCCATGCCGTTCATGGAGGACATCCAGCAGGTCCTTAACCAAAACGTGAACCTGGCGGTGCTGGACGGCTGGGAAGCCCTCTTCGTCGAGCGCCTGTCCCGCCGCGGCTCTGTGGCCAACCGGGCCCGGGTGGCCGGCCGGATGCCCGTGCATACCTCGTCCGCGGGCCTGGCGCTGATGGCGCACCAGGACAAACTGCTCCAAAGCCGGTACCTCGAGCAGTTTGGGGACCCCGACGGGAAGATCGGCACGGACGCTGTCCGGGTGCTGCTCAGCGAAACGTTCCACCAGGGCTATGCGCAGCTGAAGGGCGTTGTGGATCCGGATACCTGGGGCATCGCCGTCCCCGTACTGGACCTGCGCCAGCGCGCGGTGGCCTCGCTCGGCGTCGTGGTTCCCTTGCAGGAGATGCGTCTGCAAGCCCTGGTGCCCGCCCTGCAGACAGCCGCACGGGGTATTGCGCGGAGGCTTGCGGAACCGTAA